A portion of the Ricinus communis isolate WT05 ecotype wild-type chromosome 10, ASM1957865v1, whole genome shotgun sequence genome contains these proteins:
- the LOC8285571 gene encoding DNA polymerase zeta catalytic subunit isoform X1 yields the protein MESSLSKSRTFSVRIVSIDYYMAPPIPNIDICYSSFQGGKVNEVPVLRIYGSTPAGQKTCLHVHRAFPYLYVPCSDISLHPDQQGDSYTNAISLALEKALKLKGNAGSRRQHVHGCSLVRARKFYGYHSSEELFFKIYLYYPHDVSRAANLLLGGAILDKSLQPHEAHIPFILQFLIDYNLYGMSHVHLSKIKFRHPVPVVCTPRKFNCNHQHGPVKESLTCLSAELEAGLSAGESLGYPVWISSTIPSDWMWHFSNELEVSSDQGIYHIKRQSICELEGDATVDEILNQQFKTYTSLSQTSSDVKMVQSLIPIWEEEYERTGVYEAAIPPDPGKPLAEDVLKTLLHDLEFERTLAELCSESEENLSLVGNNVKSQPELTSSTDEEILVEDRNINYNNAEVLLKCSTERDIIGASSLPQSLGEEGVDTTAGRKDACQEMSFANDVVSSGTIGTLDPKAADKEALGLLRWLATSQAAEDINSDDELVRETILSPLLQATIEKVLEKANMDYESESQKECQDILDSIEDLFDLEGSKEKACHSSDRSIHSQSSSETAQGDALLSSIAKSSRNSSGIEIKDESKRKFRHQVLQTAGTCTTNKRKRKKLLWGSLPISMTEKENDDSEAGGSNIDKAHVCEVKIYCRRSIEGNEREYSDDLMKNSGTGICEVGGLVGSSVRDLMRRKRCRRIPQQDDNPDGAKKVCSRGEHEQGKVLLPEQLDFLARHGDKHDGKPLGYVDLRSLVSEKQIELPEAHDFKSVHSCSHTCMEAANASSSGGPLQAISHPSSADTKKEQLDFPFKSNKQDSTIVIGHCETNNGKEFDCKGVISAEAITCSDHNFKSDLLYENLGYEDINLANERLVQKKATGPYSLSDSIIEHGMFSRDDYEHKSGYGKSTLVKQLNEIPSVNPKGIDVSADTSILQNENCCAIKPGGESGFSVHDSFISVVGSIEGGPGSLISMTFSRKPPMVNWKDGASENASFSPGLSCHSSLVNKDNKHGTSEKALGELLPFFEGDCQEKKVVQNKALPNTNSNDQQEAIMGVPTHYQNDGSLLYLLTPIYSPPSADCVYRWLRCDNEDTHGETNVQSAGPLSIQGSPETGSHDSSRVYGDNISMELRSVSNVRLIEDQVQQEEHQIINSEFHPNTDELQRPLHHKENNAKLNACTECSIDLSQISGPNERSRPTPLSQIGFRDPASTGAGQQLTMLSIEVQAESRGDLRPDPRFDAINTVALAFQNDNDSTVEVQVLLHSNEESYARSSDGLSVNKVLYFSEEVHLVTHFIRIIGSVDPDILMGWDIQGGSLGFLAERAAHLGMGLLNNISRTPLEANIGARETEISDKEILATMLDESLVAESALVEQAVIEDEWGRTHASGVHVGGRIVLNIWRLIRNEVKLNLYTVEAVGEAVLRRKIPSIPYRVLTKWFSSGPGRARYRCIEYMVHRAKLNLEIMNQLDMINRTSELARVFGIDFFSVLSRGSQYRVESMLLRLAHTQNYLAISPGNQQVASQPAMECLPLVMEPESGFYADPVVVLDFQSLYPSMIIAYNLCFCTCLGNVSSSKVNTLGVSSFSPDPRVLGDLKDEILLTPNGVMYVPSKVRKGVLPRLLEEILSTRIMVKQAMKKLAPTQQVLHRIFNARQLALKLIANVTYGYTAAGFSGRMPCAELADSIVQCGRSTLEKAISLVNASDKWNARVIYGDTDSMFVLLKGRTVEESFQIGREIASAVTAMNPDPVTLKLEKVYHPCFLLTKKRYVGYSYESADQTEPVFDAKGIETVRRDTCGAVAKMLEQSLRLFFEHQDISEIKGYLQRQWTRILSGRVSLQDFIFAKEVRLGTYSTRAASSLPPAAILATKAMKVDPRAEPRYAERVPYVVIHGEPGARLVDMVVDPLDLLAIDSPYRLNDIYYISKQIIPALQRVFGLLGADLNQWFLEMPRPGRDTYAKRPSYGSNPQRTRIDYYYLSKHCVLCDELVNASTRLCNKCSQKETAAATAVIGRTSKLEREMQHLAAICRHCGGGDWLLESGVKCTSLACSVFYERRKVQKELQGLSLIAADKGFYPKCMVEWF from the exons ATTGACTACAACTTGTATGGAATGAGTCATGTTCATTTATCAAAGATTAAGTTCCGTCATCCAGTACCTGTTGTTTGTACGccaagaaaatttaattgcaatCATCAACATGGACCAGTGAAGGAAAGTCTAACATGCTTGTCTGCTGAACTTGAG GCAGGTTTGAGTGCTGGTGAGTCTTTAGGTTATCCAGTTTGGATATCTTCTACTATTCCAAGTGATTGGATGTGGCATTTCTCCAATGAATTGGAGGTTTCCTCAGATCAAGGCATCTACCACATTAAACGTCAAAGTATTTGTGAACTTGAGGGAGATGCTACTGTTGATG AGATTCTTAACCAGCAATTTAAAACATATACATCCCTCTCACAAACTTCTTCAGATGTGAAAATGGTGCAATCACTTATACCCATTTGGGAG GAAGAGTATGAGAGAACGGGGGTGTATGAGGCAGCTATACCACCAGATCCTGGAAAACCACTTGCTGAGGATGTTTTGAAAACTCTGTTACATGATCTTGAGTTTGAAAGAACACTTGCAGAGTTGTGTAGTGAATCTGAAGAAAACTTATCTTTGGTTGGGAATAATGTAAAATCTCAGCCTGAATTGACATCTTCGACTGATGAAGAAATCTTAGTTGAAGACagaaatatcaattataataacGCAGAAGTGCTTTTGAAGTGTTCTACAGAAAGAGACATTATTGGAGCTTCATCACTACCGCAATCTCTAGGTGAAGAGGGGGTCGACACAACTGCAGGAAGGAAGGATGCATGTCAAGAAATGTCGTTTGCCAATGACGTAGTATCCTCTGGGACAATTGGAACATTGGATCCAAAG GCTGCAGATAAGGAAGCTCTGGGTCTTCTAAGGTGGCTTGCCACTTCTCAGGCAGCTGAAGACATAAACTCTGATGATGAACTTGTTCGTGAGACCATTCTGAGTCCACTGTTGCAAGCAACAATTGAAAAAGTTCTGGAGAAAGCTAATATGGATTATGAGAGTGAGTCTCAAAAGGAGTGCCAGGACATTCTTGATTCAATTGAGGATTTGTTCGACTTAGAGGGTTCTAAGGAGAAAGCATGTCATTCTAGTGATCGTAGCATTCATAGTCAAAGTTCATCAGAGACTGCTCAAGGGGATGCCTTGCTCTCTTCTATTGCCAAATCTTCTCGGAATTCATCAGGGATAGAGATTAAAGATGAATCCAAAAGGAAGTTTCGACACCAGGTATTGCAGACTGCTGGAACATGCACCACTAATAAGCGCAAAAGGAAGAAGTTATTATGGGGCTCTTTACCCATCTCGATGaccgaaaaagaaaatgatgacTCAGAAGCTGGGGGGTCAAACATAGATAAAGCACATGTTTGTGAAGTAAAAATTTACTGCCGCAGATCTATAGAGGGAAATGAGAGAGAATATTCCGATGATCTAATGAAAAATTCAGGCACAGGTATATGTGAAGTAGGTGGCTTAGTTGGATCCTCTGTGCGGGATTTGATGAGAAGAAAGCGATGCCGCCGAATTCCTCAGCAGGATGACAATCCTGATGGAGCTAAAAAAGTTTGTTCACGAGGAGAACATGAACAGGGAAAGGTTCTCTTGCCAGAACAATTGGATTTCCTGGCACGGCATGGTGATAAACATGACGGAAAACCTCTTGGGTATGTGGACCTTAGGTCTTTGGTTAGTGAGAAACAAATAGAATTGCCCGAGGCTCATGATTTTAAATCTGTTCATTCTTGTTCTCACACATGCATGGAAGCAGCCAATGCATCCAGCAGTGGTGGCCCATTGCAGGCAATTTCTCATCCTTCATCAGCAGATACAAAGAAGGAACAATTAGACTTCCCATTTAAGTCCAATAAGCAAGATTCTACAATTGTCATTGGCCATTGTGAAACTAATAATGGTAAAGAGTTTGACTGCAAAGGCGTGATCTCTGCAGAAGCTATAACTTGTAGTGACCACAATTTCAAATCTgatttattatatgaaaactTGGGGTATGAGGATATAAATTTGGCTAATGAGAGATTGGTGCAAAAGAAAGCTACTGGTCCATACAGTTTGTCAGATTCTATTATTGAGCATGGGATGTTTTCAAGAGATGATTACGAACATAAAAGTGGCTACGGGAAAAGCACTTTAGTAAAACAGTTAAATGAAATTCCCAGTGTAAATCCTAAGGGCATCGATGTGTCAGCTGACACATCTATTCTGCAGAATGAAAACTGCTGTGCTATAAAACCTGGTGGAGAGTCTGGTTTCTCTGTACATGACAGCTTCATATCCGTGGTTGGTAGTATAGAGGGAGGACCTGGAAGCTTAATCAGCATGACCTTCAGCAGGAAACCACCTATGGTGAACTGGAAAGATGGAGCTTCTGAAAATGCTTCATTTTCACCTGGTCTATCTTGTCACTCATCCCTCGTTAATAAGGACAACAAGCATGGAACTTCAG AGAAAGCATTGGGTGAACTTCTCCCATTTTTCGAAGGGGACTGTCAAGAGAAGAAAGTAGTTCAGAACAAGGCCCTGCCAAACACCAACTCAAATGATCAGCAAGAAGCTATCATGGGTGTCCCAACTCACTATCAAAATGACGGCTCACTCTTATACCTTTTGACACCTATATATTCACCCCCATCTGCAGATTGTGTGTATAGATGGTTAAGATGTGACAATGAAG ATACTCATGGAGAGACTAATGTGCAGTCAGCAGGGCCTTTGTCCATTCAAG GCTCTCCCGAGACAGGTTCACATGATTCTTCACGTGTTTATGGTGATAACATTTCCATGGAATTGCGCTCTGTATCTAATGTAAGACTTATAGAGGATCAAGTGCAACAAGAAGAAcatcaaattattaattcaGAGTTCCACCCTAATACTGATGAGCTTCAAAGACCATTGCatcacaaagaaaataatgcaaAACTAAATGCATGTACTGAATGCTCTATAGATTTATCTCAAATTTCGGGTCCAAATGAGAGATCAAGGCCTACTCCCCTCAGTCAAATTGGATTTCGGGATCCTGCTAGCACTGGTGCTGGGCAACAATTAACCATGTTAAGCATTGAG GTTCAAGCTGAATCTAGAGGAGATCTAAGACCAGATCCTCGGTTTGATGCTATCAATACTGTAGCTCTTGCTTTCCAAAATGATAATGATTCTACTGTTGAAGTTCAAGTTCTTTTGCATAGTAACGAAGAATCTTATGCGAG GAGTTCTGATGGCTTATCTGTAAACAAGGTGCTTTATTTCTCTGAGGAGGTGCACTTGGTTACCCATTTTATAAGGATTATAGGTTCAGTTGATCCAGATATTTTAATGGGTTGGGATATTCAAGGCGGTTCTCTTGGTTTTTTGGCCGAGAGGGCTGCACATCTTGGTATGGGCTTACTTAATAACATTTCTCGGACACCATTAGAAGCCAACATAGGGGCTAGAGAAACAGAAATTTCTGATAAGGAAATACTTGCTACTATGCTGGATGAATCATTAGTTGCAGAGTCTGCTTTGGTAGAGCAAGCAGTAATTGAAGATGAATGGGGCCGAACTCATGCCAGTGGCGTCCATGTTGGTGGTAGAATTGTCCTTAACATATGGAGACTGATACGTAATGAAGTTAAGCTTAACTTGTATACAGTTGAAGCTGTTGGTGAAGCTGTTTTAAGGCGAAAAATTCCATCAATACCATACAGAGTATTAACAAAATGGTTTTCTAGTGGTCCTGGAAGAGCAAGATATAGATGTATTGAGTACATGGTACATAGAGCAAAATTGAACCTTGAGATAATGAATCAACTTGATATG ATAAATAGAACATCAGAACTCGCTCGCGTATTTGGCATCGACTTTTTTTCAGTTCTCTCACGAGGTTCACAGTACCGTGTTGAATCTATGCTTCTCAGACTGGCACATACTCAGAATTATCTAGCCATTTCTCCTGGGAATCAACAG GTTGCTTCTCAACCTGCAATGGAGTGCTTACCCTTAGTAATGGAGCCAGAATCTGGTTTTTATGCTGATCCAGTTGTAGTCTTGGATTTCCAGTCTCTTTATCCGTCGATGATAATAGCATATAACCTTTGCTTTTGTACATGTCTTGGAAATGTTTCATCTTCAAAGGTGAATACACTAGGGGTTAGTTCATTTTCACCAGATCCACGTGTTCTAGGGGATTTGAAAGATGAAATACTGCTTACTCCAAATGGTGTTATGTATGTGCCTTCAAAG GTTCGTAAAGGCGTACTGCCTCGGTTACTGGAAGAAATATTATCAACAAGAATAATGGTCAAACAAGCAATGAAGAAGTTGGCTCCAACCCAGCAAGTTCTTCACCGG ATATTTAATGCAAGACAGCTTGCTTTAAAGCTGATAGCGAATGTAACCTATGGTTATACAGCTGCTGGATTTAGTGGTCGCATGCCTTGTGCAGAGCTTGCTGACAGTATTGTTCAATGTGGCCGTAGCACACTGGAAAAAGCTATTTCTTTGGTAAATGCAAGTGATAAGTGGAATGCTAGAGTTATATATGGTGATACTGACAG CATGTTTGTCCTTCTCAAGGGCCGCACTGTCgaagaatcatttcaaattggGCGCGAGATAGCTTCTGCTGTAACTGCCATGAATCCAGATCCAGTGACATTGAAATTGGAGAAAGTCTATCATCCATGTTTCCTCCTAACTAAGAAACGTTATGTTGGTTACAGCTATGAGAGTGCTGATCAGACTGAACCTGTTTTTGATGCCAAAGGTATTGAGACTGTTCGCAGAGATACTTGTGGTGCCGTTGCCAAAATGTTGGAGCAGTCACTGAGACTCTTTTTTGAACATCAGGATATCTCTGAG ATTAAAGGATATTTGCAGCGGCAATGGACACGGATTCTATCTGGCAGAGTGTCTCttcaagattttatttttgcaaaaGAGGTTCGCTTGGGCACTTACAGTACAAGGGCAGCTTCATCACTCCCACCGGCAGCAATCTTGGCTACTAAAGCAATGAAAGTAGATCCCCGGGCAGAACCACGGTATGCAGAGAGAGTGCCTTATGTTGTGATTCATGGGGAACCAGGTGCTCGCCTGGTTGATATGGTTGTGGATCCTTTGGACCTTTTGGCTATCGATTCTCCTTACAGAttaaatgatatatattaCATTAGCAAACAGATAATTCCAGCATTGCAGCGGGTATTTGGACTTCTTGGTGCAGACTTAAACCAGTGGTTTTTAGAGATGCCTCGCCCAGGCAGGGATACTTATGCTAAGCGCCCATCATATGGTTCAAATCCTCAGCGAACTAGAATTGATTATTACTATCTTTCAAAACATTGTGTGCTATGCGATGAGTTGGTGAACGCATCAACACGTCTTTGCAACAAATGTTCACAGAAGGAAACTGCTGCTGCAACTGCTGTAATTGGAAGGACCTCTAAATTGGAGAGGGAGATGCAACACCTTGCAGCT ATATGTCGACACTGTGGAGGTGGAGACTGGCTTCTGGAGAGTGGGGTCAAGTGCACTTCACTTGCTTGCTCGGTCTTTTACGAGAGGCGTAAAGTGCAGAAAGAACTACAAGGTCTCTCTCTTATTGCTGCCGATAAAGGTTTCTACCCAAAATGTATGGTCGAGTGGTTCTGA
- the LOC8285571 gene encoding DNA polymerase zeta catalytic subunit isoform X3 has product MWHFSNELEVSSDQGIYHIKRQSICELEGDATVDEILNQQFKTYTSLSQTSSDVKMVQSLIPIWEEEYERTGVYEAAIPPDPGKPLAEDVLKTLLHDLEFERTLAELCSESEENLSLVGNNVKSQPELTSSTDEEILVEDRNINYNNAEVLLKCSTERDIIGASSLPQSLGEEGVDTTAGRKDACQEMSFANDVVSSGTIGTLDPKAADKEALGLLRWLATSQAAEDINSDDELVRETILSPLLQATIEKVLEKANMDYESESQKECQDILDSIEDLFDLEGSKEKACHSSDRSIHSQSSSETAQGDALLSSIAKSSRNSSGIEIKDESKRKFRHQVLQTAGTCTTNKRKRKKLLWGSLPISMTEKENDDSEAGGSNIDKAHVCEVKIYCRRSIEGNEREYSDDLMKNSGTGICEVGGLVGSSVRDLMRRKRCRRIPQQDDNPDGAKKVCSRGEHEQGKVLLPEQLDFLARHGDKHDGKPLGYVDLRSLVSEKQIELPEAHDFKSVHSCSHTCMEAANASSSGGPLQAISHPSSADTKKEQLDFPFKSNKQDSTIVIGHCETNNGKEFDCKGVISAEAITCSDHNFKSDLLYENLGYEDINLANERLVQKKATGPYSLSDSIIEHGMFSRDDYEHKSGYGKSTLVKQLNEIPSVNPKGIDVSADTSILQNENCCAIKPGGESGFSVHDSFISVVGSIEGGPGSLISMTFSRKPPMVNWKDGASENASFSPGLSCHSSLVNKDNKHGTSEKALGELLPFFEGDCQEKKVVQNKALPNTNSNDQQEAIMGVPTHYQNDGSLLYLLTPIYSPPSADCVYRWLRCDNEDTHGETNVQSAGPLSIQGSPETGSHDSSRVYGDNISMELRSVSNVRLIEDQVQQEEHQIINSEFHPNTDELQRPLHHKENNAKLNACTECSIDLSQISGPNERSRPTPLSQIGFRDPASTGAGQQLTMLSIEVQAESRGDLRPDPRFDAINTVALAFQNDNDSTVEVQVLLHSNEESYARSSDGLSVNKVLYFSEEVHLVTHFIRIIGSVDPDILMGWDIQGGSLGFLAERAAHLGMGLLNNISRTPLEANIGARETEISDKEILATMLDESLVAESALVEQAVIEDEWGRTHASGVHVGGRIVLNIWRLIRNEVKLNLYTVEAVGEAVLRRKIPSIPYRVLTKWFSSGPGRARYRCIEYMVHRAKLNLEIMNQLDMINRTSELARVFGIDFFSVLSRGSQYRVESMLLRLAHTQNYLAISPGNQQVASQPAMECLPLVMEPESGFYADPVVVLDFQSLYPSMIIAYNLCFCTCLGNVSSSKVNTLGVSSFSPDPRVLGDLKDEILLTPNGVMYVPSKVRKGVLPRLLEEILSTRIMVKQAMKKLAPTQQVLHRIFNARQLALKLIANVTYGYTAAGFSGRMPCAELADSIVQCGRSTLEKAISLVNASDKWNARVIYGDTDSMFVLLKGRTVEESFQIGREIASAVTAMNPDPVTLKLEKVYHPCFLLTKKRYVGYSYESADQTEPVFDAKGIETVRRDTCGAVAKMLEQSLRLFFEHQDISEIKGYLQRQWTRILSGRVSLQDFIFAKEVRLGTYSTRAASSLPPAAILATKAMKVDPRAEPRYAERVPYVVIHGEPGARLVDMVVDPLDLLAIDSPYRLNDIYYISKQIIPALQRVFGLLGADLNQWFLEMPRPGRDTYAKRPSYGSNPQRTRIDYYYLSKHCVLCDELVNASTRLCNKCSQKETAAATAVIGRTSKLEREMQHLAAICRHCGGGDWLLESGVKCTSLACSVFYERRKVQKELQGLSLIAADKGFYPKCMVEWF; this is encoded by the exons ATGTGGCATTTCTCCAATGAATTGGAGGTTTCCTCAGATCAAGGCATCTACCACATTAAACGTCAAAGTATTTGTGAACTTGAGGGAGATGCTACTGTTGATG AGATTCTTAACCAGCAATTTAAAACATATACATCCCTCTCACAAACTTCTTCAGATGTGAAAATGGTGCAATCACTTATACCCATTTGGGAG GAAGAGTATGAGAGAACGGGGGTGTATGAGGCAGCTATACCACCAGATCCTGGAAAACCACTTGCTGAGGATGTTTTGAAAACTCTGTTACATGATCTTGAGTTTGAAAGAACACTTGCAGAGTTGTGTAGTGAATCTGAAGAAAACTTATCTTTGGTTGGGAATAATGTAAAATCTCAGCCTGAATTGACATCTTCGACTGATGAAGAAATCTTAGTTGAAGACagaaatatcaattataataacGCAGAAGTGCTTTTGAAGTGTTCTACAGAAAGAGACATTATTGGAGCTTCATCACTACCGCAATCTCTAGGTGAAGAGGGGGTCGACACAACTGCAGGAAGGAAGGATGCATGTCAAGAAATGTCGTTTGCCAATGACGTAGTATCCTCTGGGACAATTGGAACATTGGATCCAAAG GCTGCAGATAAGGAAGCTCTGGGTCTTCTAAGGTGGCTTGCCACTTCTCAGGCAGCTGAAGACATAAACTCTGATGATGAACTTGTTCGTGAGACCATTCTGAGTCCACTGTTGCAAGCAACAATTGAAAAAGTTCTGGAGAAAGCTAATATGGATTATGAGAGTGAGTCTCAAAAGGAGTGCCAGGACATTCTTGATTCAATTGAGGATTTGTTCGACTTAGAGGGTTCTAAGGAGAAAGCATGTCATTCTAGTGATCGTAGCATTCATAGTCAAAGTTCATCAGAGACTGCTCAAGGGGATGCCTTGCTCTCTTCTATTGCCAAATCTTCTCGGAATTCATCAGGGATAGAGATTAAAGATGAATCCAAAAGGAAGTTTCGACACCAGGTATTGCAGACTGCTGGAACATGCACCACTAATAAGCGCAAAAGGAAGAAGTTATTATGGGGCTCTTTACCCATCTCGATGaccgaaaaagaaaatgatgacTCAGAAGCTGGGGGGTCAAACATAGATAAAGCACATGTTTGTGAAGTAAAAATTTACTGCCGCAGATCTATAGAGGGAAATGAGAGAGAATATTCCGATGATCTAATGAAAAATTCAGGCACAGGTATATGTGAAGTAGGTGGCTTAGTTGGATCCTCTGTGCGGGATTTGATGAGAAGAAAGCGATGCCGCCGAATTCCTCAGCAGGATGACAATCCTGATGGAGCTAAAAAAGTTTGTTCACGAGGAGAACATGAACAGGGAAAGGTTCTCTTGCCAGAACAATTGGATTTCCTGGCACGGCATGGTGATAAACATGACGGAAAACCTCTTGGGTATGTGGACCTTAGGTCTTTGGTTAGTGAGAAACAAATAGAATTGCCCGAGGCTCATGATTTTAAATCTGTTCATTCTTGTTCTCACACATGCATGGAAGCAGCCAATGCATCCAGCAGTGGTGGCCCATTGCAGGCAATTTCTCATCCTTCATCAGCAGATACAAAGAAGGAACAATTAGACTTCCCATTTAAGTCCAATAAGCAAGATTCTACAATTGTCATTGGCCATTGTGAAACTAATAATGGTAAAGAGTTTGACTGCAAAGGCGTGATCTCTGCAGAAGCTATAACTTGTAGTGACCACAATTTCAAATCTgatttattatatgaaaactTGGGGTATGAGGATATAAATTTGGCTAATGAGAGATTGGTGCAAAAGAAAGCTACTGGTCCATACAGTTTGTCAGATTCTATTATTGAGCATGGGATGTTTTCAAGAGATGATTACGAACATAAAAGTGGCTACGGGAAAAGCACTTTAGTAAAACAGTTAAATGAAATTCCCAGTGTAAATCCTAAGGGCATCGATGTGTCAGCTGACACATCTATTCTGCAGAATGAAAACTGCTGTGCTATAAAACCTGGTGGAGAGTCTGGTTTCTCTGTACATGACAGCTTCATATCCGTGGTTGGTAGTATAGAGGGAGGACCTGGAAGCTTAATCAGCATGACCTTCAGCAGGAAACCACCTATGGTGAACTGGAAAGATGGAGCTTCTGAAAATGCTTCATTTTCACCTGGTCTATCTTGTCACTCATCCCTCGTTAATAAGGACAACAAGCATGGAACTTCAG AGAAAGCATTGGGTGAACTTCTCCCATTTTTCGAAGGGGACTGTCAAGAGAAGAAAGTAGTTCAGAACAAGGCCCTGCCAAACACCAACTCAAATGATCAGCAAGAAGCTATCATGGGTGTCCCAACTCACTATCAAAATGACGGCTCACTCTTATACCTTTTGACACCTATATATTCACCCCCATCTGCAGATTGTGTGTATAGATGGTTAAGATGTGACAATGAAG ATACTCATGGAGAGACTAATGTGCAGTCAGCAGGGCCTTTGTCCATTCAAG GCTCTCCCGAGACAGGTTCACATGATTCTTCACGTGTTTATGGTGATAACATTTCCATGGAATTGCGCTCTGTATCTAATGTAAGACTTATAGAGGATCAAGTGCAACAAGAAGAAcatcaaattattaattcaGAGTTCCACCCTAATACTGATGAGCTTCAAAGACCATTGCatcacaaagaaaataatgcaaAACTAAATGCATGTACTGAATGCTCTATAGATTTATCTCAAATTTCGGGTCCAAATGAGAGATCAAGGCCTACTCCCCTCAGTCAAATTGGATTTCGGGATCCTGCTAGCACTGGTGCTGGGCAACAATTAACCATGTTAAGCATTGAG GTTCAAGCTGAATCTAGAGGAGATCTAAGACCAGATCCTCGGTTTGATGCTATCAATACTGTAGCTCTTGCTTTCCAAAATGATAATGATTCTACTGTTGAAGTTCAAGTTCTTTTGCATAGTAACGAAGAATCTTATGCGAG GAGTTCTGATGGCTTATCTGTAAACAAGGTGCTTTATTTCTCTGAGGAGGTGCACTTGGTTACCCATTTTATAAGGATTATAGGTTCAGTTGATCCAGATATTTTAATGGGTTGGGATATTCAAGGCGGTTCTCTTGGTTTTTTGGCCGAGAGGGCTGCACATCTTGGTATGGGCTTACTTAATAACATTTCTCGGACACCATTAGAAGCCAACATAGGGGCTAGAGAAACAGAAATTTCTGATAAGGAAATACTTGCTACTATGCTGGATGAATCATTAGTTGCAGAGTCTGCTTTGGTAGAGCAAGCAGTAATTGAAGATGAATGGGGCCGAACTCATGCCAGTGGCGTCCATGTTGGTGGTAGAATTGTCCTTAACATATGGAGACTGATACGTAATGAAGTTAAGCTTAACTTGTATACAGTTGAAGCTGTTGGTGAAGCTGTTTTAAGGCGAAAAATTCCATCAATACCATACAGAGTATTAACAAAATGGTTTTCTAGTGGTCCTGGAAGAGCAAGATATAGATGTATTGAGTACATGGTACATAGAGCAAAATTGAACCTTGAGATAATGAATCAACTTGATATG ATAAATAGAACATCAGAACTCGCTCGCGTATTTGGCATCGACTTTTTTTCAGTTCTCTCACGAGGTTCACAGTACCGTGTTGAATCTATGCTTCTCAGACTGGCACATACTCAGAATTATCTAGCCATTTCTCCTGGGAATCAACAG GTTGCTTCTCAACCTGCAATGGAGTGCTTACCCTTAGTAATGGAGCCAGAATCTGGTTTTTATGCTGATCCAGTTGTAGTCTTGGATTTCCAGTCTCTTTATCCGTCGATGATAATAGCATATAACCTTTGCTTTTGTACATGTCTTGGAAATGTTTCATCTTCAAAGGTGAATACACTAGGGGTTAGTTCATTTTCACCAGATCCACGTGTTCTAGGGGATTTGAAAGATGAAATACTGCTTACTCCAAATGGTGTTATGTATGTGCCTTCAAAG GTTCGTAAAGGCGTACTGCCTCGGTTACTGGAAGAAATATTATCAACAAGAATAATGGTCAAACAAGCAATGAAGAAGTTGGCTCCAACCCAGCAAGTTCTTCACCGG ATATTTAATGCAAGACAGCTTGCTTTAAAGCTGATAGCGAATGTAACCTATGGTTATACAGCTGCTGGATTTAGTGGTCGCATGCCTTGTGCAGAGCTTGCTGACAGTATTGTTCAATGTGGCCGTAGCACACTGGAAAAAGCTATTTCTTTGGTAAATGCAAGTGATAAGTGGAATGCTAGAGTTATATATGGTGATACTGACAG CATGTTTGTCCTTCTCAAGGGCCGCACTGTCgaagaatcatttcaaattggGCGCGAGATAGCTTCTGCTGTAACTGCCATGAATCCAGATCCAGTGACATTGAAATTGGAGAAAGTCTATCATCCATGTTTCCTCCTAACTAAGAAACGTTATGTTGGTTACAGCTATGAGAGTGCTGATCAGACTGAACCTGTTTTTGATGCCAAAGGTATTGAGACTGTTCGCAGAGATACTTGTGGTGCCGTTGCCAAAATGTTGGAGCAGTCACTGAGACTCTTTTTTGAACATCAGGATATCTCTGAG ATTAAAGGATATTTGCAGCGGCAATGGACACGGATTCTATCTGGCAGAGTGTCTCttcaagattttatttttgcaaaaGAGGTTCGCTTGGGCACTTACAGTACAAGGGCAGCTTCATCACTCCCACCGGCAGCAATCTTGGCTACTAAAGCAATGAAAGTAGATCCCCGGGCAGAACCACGGTATGCAGAGAGAGTGCCTTATGTTGTGATTCATGGGGAACCAGGTGCTCGCCTGGTTGATATGGTTGTGGATCCTTTGGACCTTTTGGCTATCGATTCTCCTTACAGAttaaatgatatatattaCATTAGCAAACAGATAATTCCAGCATTGCAGCGGGTATTTGGACTTCTTGGTGCAGACTTAAACCAGTGGTTTTTAGAGATGCCTCGCCCAGGCAGGGATACTTATGCTAAGCGCCCATCATATGGTTCAAATCCTCAGCGAACTAGAATTGATTATTACTATCTTTCAAAACATTGTGTGCTATGCGATGAGTTGGTGAACGCATCAACACGTCTTTGCAACAAATGTTCACAGAAGGAAACTGCTGCTGCAACTGCTGTAATTGGAAGGACCTCTAAATTGGAGAGGGAGATGCAACACCTTGCAGCT ATATGTCGACACTGTGGAGGTGGAGACTGGCTTCTGGAGAGTGGGGTCAAGTGCACTTCACTTGCTTGCTCGGTCTTTTACGAGAGGCGTAAAGTGCAGAAAGAACTACAAGGTCTCTCTCTTATTGCTGCCGATAAAGGTTTCTACCCAAAATGTATGGTCGAGTGGTTCTGA